AATGGAATTATCAGCAAAAATAAAAGAGGTTCTTGACAATAAAAAAGAATCTAAAACTGAAGAAGAATCTGATGTTGATACTAATTCTGCAAGTAATGATCCAAAACTTTTACAGAATCCTAGTGTTAGTGAAGAGGATGTAGCACATATTGTTGCTTCTTGGACGGGCGTGCCTGTTCAAAAATTAACTGAAACAGAATCAGTAAAGCTTCTTAACATGGAAGAAACCCTTCACCAAAGACTTATTGGACAAGATGAAGCAGTTAAAGCCGTTTCTAGAGCTATAAGGAGAGCAAGAGTTGGATTAAAAAATCCTAATAGACCAATTGCAAGTTTTATCTTTTCAGGACCAACTGGTGTAGGTAAAACTGAATTGACTAAATCATTAGCTTCATACTTCTTCGGTAGTGAAGAAGCAATGATTAGATTAGATATGTCAGAATTCATGGAAAGACATACTGTTAGTAAACTAATTGGTTCTCCTCCTGGGTACGTTGGTTTTAATGAAGGTGGTCAACTTACTGAAGCTGTAAGAAGACGTCCATATACTGTTGTATTATTCGATGAAGTAGAGAAGGCTCATCCAGATGTATTTAATTTATTGTTGCAACTACTTGAAGACGGTAGATTAACTGACTCAAAGGGGAGAACTGTAGATTTTAAGAATACTTTGCTAATAATGACTTCAAATATCGGCTCTAAAGTAATAGAGAAAGGAGGGGGCGGATTAGGATTTGAGTTCTCAGGCGACTCTGTCGAAGATAGTCAATATAATAGAATTAAATCTTTAGTTAATGAAGAATTAAAGCAATACTTTAGACCTGAATTTCTTAACAGGCTTGACGAAATAATTGTATTCAGACAACTCACCAAAAACGAAGTCAAAGAAATTGCTGAAATTATGTTGCAAGAAGTTTTTGTACGTTTGCAAGATAAAGGCATTAAATTAAATGTAACGGATGCTTTTAAAGAAAGGCTTGTCGAAGAAGGCTACAATCCCTCTTATGGTGCAAGACCACTAAGAAGGGCTGTGATGCGATTACTAGAGGATAGTTTGGCTGAAGAAGTTTTATCAGGAAGAATAAAAGGCGGAGACAAAGCTTTAGTTGATATAGATGAAAATAAAAAAGTTACAATCAACATCTCTTCTGAAGAATCTCCTCAAGAGTTAGCAAGTGCTAACTTCTAGTTATTAAATATGCAGTTAATATCTCCAGAAATTATTTTTAGGGGGAATGAAGCTTGGGAAAAATCTTTATCGCAGATTACTAGGTTCACAAAAAGTCCATTAATCTTAGGTAGAAGTATCAATACACATAATCTGAGAAATAAAATTTTTAGAGATCTGAAAAATCAAAAATTAAATGTTAGTTCTGCTAATTTACAATTTGATTGTTGTTATGAAGATATCTCTAGAGTTAAAAGTATCATTTTAGAGAATAATCATGATTCAGTTATTGCTGCAGGTGGAGGCAAAGTTCTTGATACTGGCAAATTTGTAGCAGATTGTCTAAATATTCCTTGTATTACTGTGCCTCTTAGCGCCTCTACCTGCGCAGGTTGGACAGCTTTATCTAATATTTACACTGAAAATGGCAAATTCGTTAAGGATGTTATGTTGGGTTCTTGTCCAAAAGTATTAGTCTACGATCTCAATTTTATTCAAACAGCTCCATCTAGAACTCTTGCAAGTGGAATAGCAGATGCTTTGGCAAAATGGTACGAATCCTCAATAACAAGTTCTACAATAGATGATGGTCTTGTTCAGCAAGCGATCCAGATATCGAGAGTATTGAGAGATCAATTATTGATAGATGGAGGGAAAGCATTTAAGGGTGAATTTGAGAATAATTCTTCTTGGAGAAATACTGTAGAAGCATGTGGACTTACAGCAGGATTAATAGGAGGTATTGGAGGACAAAAGTGTAGAACGGCTGCGGCACATGCTATCCATAATGCAATCACTCAGATAATCACCCCAAATAAGTTTCTTCATGGTGAGATTGTTGGAGTTGGTTTGCTATTGCAATTAAGACTTGAAGAAATGAAAAATAATAATAAACTAGCAGATCAATCAATTAATCAATTGTTGAAATTAATGAAAGAATTGAATTTGCCAACCTCCATTGCTCAATTAGGTATAAATGTATTTGAAAATCAAAATTTATTTAAAATTGCAGAGTTTACTTGTAGAGATGAATCTGAGATTCACTTCTTACCTTTTGATATTACTAAACAAGATATCGTTGAACTTATTGCGAATTTCGAACAACAAAAAATTAAAATTTAATCTATCTTTGTCTAAAACTCATTTCGAAAAACTTTGTAATTTAAATATTAAATTTTTTGAGAATGCCAAAAATTCACTCTTGGACCCATCAGGTGTTTATTTAGCAAATGATGTTAAGTGGATAAAGCTCAATCAAAAATGGAACTCTTTGAAATTTCCAGTTGTTATTGGAGGAAAAGGTCAACCTATCCTTCTTTTGCATGGCTTTGATAGTAGTTTTTTAGAGTTCAGAAGAATATATCAATCGTTAAAAAGAAATTTTAAAGTAATTATTCCAGACCTTTTAGGTTTTGGTTTTAGTCCAAGGTGCGCGACTAATGAATACACCCCCTCGAAAATAATTTCTTATTTAAGTGATATTCTTGAGACCTTGCGAATAACAAAAAATCTAAAAATTATTGGTGCATCTATGGGAGGCTCAACAGCTTTAAAACTTTCTTTTGAGATCCCTTACTCTATTGATAAAATTATACTTTTATCTCCCGCTGGATTGTTTGGAGAACCTAAGAGTATACCTTTCCCTCTTAACCAAATAGGGGCATCATTTCTAGGATTGCAGCAAGTCAGAAAAAGTCTTTGTAGGCAAGCATTTGCCTTCCCAGATGAATGCGTCGGGGAAATGGAAGAGCAAATTGCTTCACTTCATTTAGGTTGCAATGGATGGAGGAGTTCACTTGCATCATTTGCAAAAAGTGGAGGGTTTGCAGGAACACAGAAATATATTCAAAATATCCCAATCAAAGCAGTATGTGGAGAAAATGATCGCATTCTTGGAAAAAAAGAGATTAAAAACATAAGAAAAATTGATAAATTAAATTTTATAGGGTTGCAAAATTGTGGTCATCTACCTCATGTCGATTTACCATCATTGTCTAGCAAAATTATTCAAGATTATTTTTTGGAATAAAAATTTCATAATTAATTTAGATACTTTAGGATTATGAAAATGTAATACAAAACAGATGGAGTAAAAATGTAGCTGTCAATTCTGTCAAGGATGCCTCCATGCCCTGGTAAAAAAGTTCCCGAATCTTTTATTTTTGCATCTCTCTTCATCATAGATTCAATTAAATCCCCTACTAAAGCCATAAGGGAAATTAAAATTCCATATAAAATTCCAACTACTAGTGGATTTTCCCAATTAAGTAAAAATGCGAAAAATATCGCTAATAAAATTGAACAGGATATTCCCCCAATTAAACCTTCTATTGTTTTGCTCGGAGATATTGGAGAAAGAGGTTTTTTACCAAATGACTTCCCAACGAAATAAGAACCAATATCACTAGCTACAATTAAGAAACAAGAGGTTAATGTTAAATGAAGACCTGAAGTATTGGACAAGCTTTCAAATGAAATAAAGCCTTGATTTGAAGTTATTATCACTGACTCTAATTCCCTTAACTTAATCCAGTAACTAGGCAAAAAACCTAAATAGAATAAACCAAAAATTGAAGCTGCAATATCGGAAATTGTTCCAGGCTTTGGTTGCAATAGTAACCATGTGCATATTATGACTGAACAGATAGGTAAAATTGAATTAGATATTTCTCCTTCAATCAACCCTTTGGCCTCAAGATAAGTAGAAATTATAATAATGAAAGATGAAAATAATGTGGTTTTAGTAGCTGGTTTTATTCCTTTAAATTCAGCCATCCTAAAAAATTCTAATAATGCTAAATAAGTAAGTAATGCTGTTGCTAATGTAAAAAACCATCCCCCTAACAAAACAACAATTAAACCAAATATTCCTATAAGTAATCCGCTTCTCAATCTCATATCAAATTTCTATGTTTTTATCACTCTTATATTAAAATTTAACAGATCTTTGTTGAATAAACTTTGATTATTTATCCAATTAAATTTATCGAGATCAATTTTTTCTCCAGGAACTATTAGAGGTATTCCAGGAGGATAAGGGCAAATAATATCTCCGGATATTTTATTTAATGATTGTGAAAAAGGAATACTCCGAGTCTCACTTTGCCAAGCAACTCCAATTTGAATTTCGGGAGCTTCAACTAAGTTAAATGGAGATTTTAATACTTTAAGAGTGTCTGATTTTTTTGAATTTAATAGTAATTTATTCCACAACTTTAAAAATAAATTAAGAAAATCTTTTTGATTCGCAAACCCTAAGCAAAAGGTTAGAGTCATCATTTCTGGTAATTCAGCAATAAGACCATTTTTATAAAAAAATTTATCAGCAGTGAAACCATCAATTCCAACCTTGGACGTATTCAATACTATTTTTAAGGGATCTTGGGTTTCTATGAGAGGAATATTCTTTTGGATTAATTTTTTGTAGATACTTTTTGCCTCTGAAATTCTTTTTTGATATTTTGATAAACTTTTTTTATTAAGCCAGTCTTTAATAGACTCTTCACAAGAAGAAAGTAATAATGAACTTGGACTAGTAGTTTGCAACAAATTAATACTTTTGATTAAATTTTGCTCATTTACTAGATTCCCTTTGTACCAGAGTGCAGCAGTTTGAGTTAAACCATTTAGAGACTTATGTAATGAGTGAACGACTAAATCAGCGTTTGAAACTAAAGCGGATTTTGGTAGGTTAAGGTTTTCACAAAAAAGAAAATGAGAGCCATGAGCTTCATCAACTAAAACCGGTAAATTTTTTTGATGACAAAGATCTATTAAAGGCCCTAAATCTCCCGCGTAACCATGATAAGAGGGACTTACAAGAATTACACCTACAATATTTTTTTCACTAAAATTAATTTTTTTAAATACATTTTTCAACCAGTTTTTTGTGATTGGTTTGTAATGACCGTTTTCTGATGAAAAATCTAGGTCAAAGAACATTGGTTGTATGTTCTGCATCGCACATATTTTTATAACACTTATGTGGACATTTCTAGGCATCAGTATAGTCTCGCCAGAATTTGCCATTGCAATCACAGCTGATTGTATTAATCCAGAGGCTCCATTAACTCCAAAAAAACATCTTTTCGCCCTAAATTTCGCAGAGAATTCTCTTTGGGCTTTGGCAATTAATCCGTTCTGGGATAGAGGTGAACCTATTTCTGGTAGTTCCGGTAAGTCCCAATACCCAGGTTTGTTTTTTAATAATTTCACTAATTTTTTGGGTAAAGCTGCCCCCCTATTATGAGAGGGAAAGAAAAGCGACTTTGAAAACTTTTTAGTTAGAAAAGAAGAAATGCTCATAAAGTATTATTGACATATATAGAATGGAATAATTAAGAATCCCTCTTCGGTATTTTTTAACTTTAATGACAAGGTCTTATTCGCAATACTCAGCAAAAAATAACTTAATTTGGTTGATTTTGAGACCATGGATTTTTATCCCAAGAGTTTTATATATCCTTTTAACTTTTATTTTTCTTTTTTTAAGAATACTTTTTCAAGGTAACAGTAAAAACAAAAATGTACAAAAAAATCTCTCAAAATATCTTTTTGATGTAATAACAGATTTAGGACCTTGTTTTATAAAATTGGGGCAGGCACTCTCAACTAGACCGGATCTTGTTAGACAAGATTGGCTTACAGAACTTACAAACTTACAGGATAATCTCCCAGCCTTTGATCATAAAGTTGCTTTAAAAATTATTGAAGAGGAACTTGGAGCGCCACCTAATGAATTGTTTGATGATTTCCCAGAGAGTCCTATTGCTTCTGCAAGCTTAGGTCAGGTTTATAAAACAAAAACAAAAAACAATAATTATGTAGCTGTAAAAGTACAAAGACCAAATTTACACTTTCTCATAAGAAGGGATGTTGTGATATTAAGGTTTTTATCAACTTTTTTATCACCATTTCTACCATTAAATATTGGTGTGGGAATTGGAGAAATAATAGATGAATTTGGCAAGGCACTTTTTGATGAAATTGACTATGAAAAAGAGGGTGAAAATGCTTTAAAGTTTGCAAATTTATTCAAAGACAACCCAAATATTTTTATCCCTAAATTTGAAAAGCAATTTTCATCAAAGAGAATTATTACAACCTCTTGGATTGATGGATTCAAGTTAAGAGATAGGACTTTATTGGAGGAAAATAACTTAATACCTTCCTCTTTTATAAAAACTTGTGTAATCAGTGGTCTTCAGCAATTGTTTGAATATGGATATTTTCATGCCGACCCACATCCTGGGAACATGTTTGCTCTTAAAGGCGGAAATGCTGATTATGGAAATTTAGCTTATGTAGATTTCGGAATGATGGATACAATTACAAATACTGATAGAATTACTCTAATTAAGGCGATTGTTCACATAATAAATGATGAATATTATCTTCTCGCAAAAGATTTTCAAAAATTAGGTTTTTTAACCAAAGAACAAGATCTTCAAAAACTTGTTGAACCATTAAAAGAAGTTTTAGGGGGATCATTTGGTGCTGAAGTTGGAAATTTTAATCTTAAAAATGTGACTGATAAATTCTCAAAACTAATGTATTCATATCCATTTAGAGTGCCAAGTAGGTTTGCATTAATTATAAGAGCAGTTGTGAGTCAGGAGGGTTTAGCACTCAGACTAGATCCTGAATTTAAAATTTTAAAAATTGCATATCCTTATATAGCTAAAAAATTACTTACCGATAATTCTGAGGAGATTTTAGAAATTCTTTTGGAAGTTGTTTTTGATAAAAAAGGTAGAATTCAATTAGAAAAGGTAGAAAGTTTATTAAATATATTGTTTAAAGATTCTGAAAATATTAATTCAGACCTCATACCGGTTGCGAATGCAGGATTAAAGTTAATTGTGAGTAATAAAGGATCAGAAGTTAGGAAGAATCTTCTTTTAAGCCTCATAAAAGATGACAAACTAGAGTTAACTGATGCAAAAAAACTTTTAAGTTTAATTAGAGATACATTTAGCCCTTTGAATATTGCGAAAAGTGCAGTTCAGAATATTATTTCTCCAGCTTAGTTTTTATATTTACTACTAATAAATTTACTTATAAATTTAAAAGCATTAAAATTAGATATAGTGCTTTCTCTTTAAATTGAGTATTCCAATAATTAATGAAAGTGGAGGTATGGAATGAATATTTTTAAAAATCTTTTTACGTTAAAAAAAAAAGCTGTCCTTGATAAGGAAGTAAATCATGGATTTGTTGATCAGTATGGAGAAATTGCAAGGTTAGTAAAAGAAGCGAGAATCAAAAAAAATTTAACAATTCAAGAATTGTCAGGTATTTCAAAAATTCCTGAACAAACAATAATTTCTATTGAAAAAAATAACAATAAAACTAGACCAAAGTATCCATTTATAAGATCAATATTAATTAAATTAGAAGAATGCTTAGGATTAAAAAAAAGCACATTAGAAAAATTAGCAAATAGAGAAGGAGAAACTTCTAGGAAAGAAAACAATGATTTTATTGTCAACAAATTCGATCTTATAAATACTTGGCAGGGAACCCTTTTGTATTTTTTTATATTAGTTTTAACTGTGTTTATATTGAAGAGATATTTTATTTTGAATGTAAATGTTATAGAGATTCAAAATATTGAAAACAAAATCATGGATAAATAAACTTCAAAAAGTTCCTATTTCCTGGTTCTCCCAAAACTATTTCCTAGATCACTGAACCTCTTAAGATGGTCTTCTATTTCTCCTAAAGGCCGATTTAACTTCCATTTCCAGTTATTTTTAATAGTACCAGGTATGTTTAATCTGCTTGAGTCATCTAGAGACAAAATATCTTGGATTGGAGCAATAAAGAGATTGGCCTTTGTTTCCATGCCTATTTTTATTAAACTCCAAGAAGGATCTTTAGAGAATTTATACTCATCTTTTATTCGTTTTTTGGCGTTATTTTCTAAACATTCCCACCATGAGACGCAAGTGGAGTTGTCATGAGTACCTGTATAAACTACCCAATTTTCCCCTTCAATATTCCTAGGTAAATAAGGGTTGTCTTCGTTCCCATCAAAAGCGAATTGTAATATTTTCATTCCTGGAAGTTCAAAATTTTCCCTTAATTTTTCTACATCAGGTGTTATTACTCCCAAATCCTCTGCAATTATTGGTAAGAAGTCAGTCCCTAAATCAATTTTTAGTTTATTTAAAAGTGTTTTCCCTGGAGAATTTATCCATCTGCCAGCAATTGCTGTTTTAGAATTTCCATTAACTCGCCAGTAACCAGATAAACCTCTGAAATGATCTAATCTCAATAAGTCAACAAGTTCAAATTGCCTTTTAAATCTTCTTCTCCACCAATCGAAATTAGTACTCTTATGTTTGGACCAAAAGTAAGTTGGAGTTCCCCATAACTGTCCTGTCGATGAAAAATAATCAGGAGGCACACCACTTTGAAAGATTAAATCTCCATTTTTCAAAATTGAAAATAGTGATTTATTACTCCATACATCTGCGCTGTCCCTAGAAACATAAAAGGGCAGATCTCCAATTAACTTGACATCATATGATTTTGCAAATTTTTTAATAGCACTCCATTGCTCATCTAAATGCCACTGTATTAATTTATTAACGAGTATCTTTTCACTTTTTGTATTAATCCATGATTTTAAAAATTCGTTATTTTTAATTTTAAATTTTTTAGGCCATTGCCACCAAGGCAACATATTAAATTCCTCTCTGATAACAACAAATAATGCATAATCTTCAACCCAAGAATTCTTTCTAATCCATTTATAAAAATCAATTTTTCTTTTTTCAGGTTGGGAATCCCAACCTTGTAAAAGGAGTTGACCTAATTTTTTTGTTAAGTCATCAGCAAGATCAAAATCAAAATGATTCTTATCATGATTTGTCTTTCCTAATTCTTCTAGATTAGAAATGAAGATAAAATCTTTTTCGATTAAGTAATCTATATCAAGAAACCAT
The Prochlorococcus marinus CUG1433 genome window above contains:
- a CDS encoding iron-containing alcohol dehydrogenase, with translation MQLISPEIIFRGNEAWEKSLSQITRFTKSPLILGRSINTHNLRNKIFRDLKNQKLNVSSANLQFDCCYEDISRVKSIILENNHDSVIAAGGGKVLDTGKFVADCLNIPCITVPLSASTCAGWTALSNIYTENGKFVKDVMLGSCPKVLVYDLNFIQTAPSRTLASGIADALAKWYESSITSSTIDDGLVQQAIQISRVLRDQLLIDGGKAFKGEFENNSSWRNTVEACGLTAGLIGGIGGQKCRTAAAHAIHNAITQIITPNKFLHGEIVGVGLLLQLRLEEMKNNNKLADQSINQLLKLMKELNLPTSIAQLGINVFENQNLFKIAEFTCRDESEIHFLPFDITKQDIVELIANFEQQKIKI
- a CDS encoding alpha/beta hydrolase, whose translation is MSKTHFEKLCNLNIKFFENAKNSLLDPSGVYLANDVKWIKLNQKWNSLKFPVVIGGKGQPILLLHGFDSSFLEFRRIYQSLKRNFKVIIPDLLGFGFSPRCATNEYTPSKIISYLSDILETLRITKNLKIIGASMGGSTALKLSFEIPYSIDKIILLSPAGLFGEPKSIPFPLNQIGASFLGLQQVRKSLCRQAFAFPDECVGEMEEQIASLHLGCNGWRSSLASFAKSGGFAGTQKYIQNIPIKAVCGENDRILGKKEIKNIRKIDKLNFIGLQNCGHLPHVDLPSLSSKIIQDYFLE
- a CDS encoding phosphatidate cytidylyltransferase, which gives rise to MRLRSGLLIGIFGLIVVLLGGWFFTLATALLTYLALLEFFRMAEFKGIKPATKTTLFSSFIIIISTYLEAKGLIEGEISNSILPICSVIICTWLLLQPKPGTISDIAASIFGLFYLGFLPSYWIKLRELESVIITSNQGFISFESLSNTSGLHLTLTSCFLIVASDIGSYFVGKSFGKKPLSPISPSKTIEGLIGGISCSILLAIFFAFLLNWENPLVVGILYGILISLMALVGDLIESMMKRDAKIKDSGTFLPGHGGILDRIDSYIFTPSVLYYIFIILKYLN
- a CDS encoding aminotransferase class I/II-fold pyridoxal phosphate-dependent enzyme; this encodes MSISSFLTKKFSKSLFFPSHNRGAALPKKLVKLLKNKPGYWDLPELPEIGSPLSQNGLIAKAQREFSAKFRAKRCFFGVNGASGLIQSAVIAMANSGETILMPRNVHISVIKICAMQNIQPMFFDLDFSSENGHYKPITKNWLKNVFKKINFSEKNIVGVILVSPSYHGYAGDLGPLIDLCHQKNLPVLVDEAHGSHFLFCENLNLPKSALVSNADLVVHSLHKSLNGLTQTAALWYKGNLVNEQNLIKSINLLQTTSPSSLLLSSCEESIKDWLNKKSLSKYQKRISEAKSIYKKLIQKNIPLIETQDPLKIVLNTSKVGIDGFTADKFFYKNGLIAELPEMMTLTFCLGFANQKDFLNLFLKLWNKLLLNSKKSDTLKVLKSPFNLVEAPEIQIGVAWQSETRSIPFSQSLNKISGDIICPYPPGIPLIVPGEKIDLDKFNWINNQSLFNKDLLNFNIRVIKT
- a CDS encoding AarF/ABC1/UbiB kinase family protein; this encodes MTRSYSQYSAKNNLIWLILRPWIFIPRVLYILLTFIFLFLRILFQGNSKNKNVQKNLSKYLFDVITDLGPCFIKLGQALSTRPDLVRQDWLTELTNLQDNLPAFDHKVALKIIEEELGAPPNELFDDFPESPIASASLGQVYKTKTKNNNYVAVKVQRPNLHFLIRRDVVILRFLSTFLSPFLPLNIGVGIGEIIDEFGKALFDEIDYEKEGENALKFANLFKDNPNIFIPKFEKQFSSKRIITTSWIDGFKLRDRTLLEENNLIPSSFIKTCVISGLQQLFEYGYFHADPHPGNMFALKGGNADYGNLAYVDFGMMDTITNTDRITLIKAIVHIINDEYYLLAKDFQKLGFLTKEQDLQKLVEPLKEVLGGSFGAEVGNFNLKNVTDKFSKLMYSYPFRVPSRFALIIRAVVSQEGLALRLDPEFKILKIAYPYIAKKLLTDNSEEILEILLEVVFDKKGRIQLEKVESLLNILFKDSENINSDLIPVANAGLKLIVSNKGSEVRKNLLLSLIKDDKLELTDAKKLLSLIRDTFSPLNIAKSAVQNIISPA
- a CDS encoding helix-turn-helix domain-containing protein, with amino-acid sequence MNIFKNLFTLKKKAVLDKEVNHGFVDQYGEIARLVKEARIKKNLTIQELSGISKIPEQTIISIEKNNNKTRPKYPFIRSILIKLEECLGLKKSTLEKLANREGETSRKENNDFIVNKFDLINTWQGTLLYFFILVLTVFILKRYFILNVNVIEIQNIENKIMDK
- the malQ gene encoding 4-alpha-glucanotransferase — its product is MSIQKVLPNKSLGVLMHPSCIPGGRVCGTFGRGAKEWIKKLHKHGVKYWQFLPLTPTDSTGSPYSSPSSFALNPWFLDIDYLIEKDFIFISNLEELGKTNHDKNHFDFDLADDLTKKLGQLLLQGWDSQPEKRKIDFYKWIRKNSWVEDYALFVVIREEFNMLPWWQWPKKFKIKNNEFLKSWINTKSEKILVNKLIQWHLDEQWSAIKKFAKSYDVKLIGDLPFYVSRDSADVWSNKSLFSILKNGDLIFQSGVPPDYFSSTGQLWGTPTYFWSKHKSTNFDWWRRRFKRQFELVDLLRLDHFRGLSGYWRVNGNSKTAIAGRWINSPGKTLLNKLKIDLGTDFLPIIAEDLGVITPDVEKLRENFELPGMKILQFAFDGNEDNPYLPRNIEGENWVVYTGTHDNSTCVSWWECLENNAKKRIKDEYKFSKDPSWSLIKIGMETKANLFIAPIQDILSLDDSSRLNIPGTIKNNWKWKLNRPLGEIEDHLKRFSDLGNSFGRTRK